CCGAGTCCGGCGACGATGAGGACCACACTGAGTCCGATCATTCCCTCTCCCCGCCGTCCTGCTCGATGGGCCTGCCCCGCGCCAGGACCGCGAAGCCATAGACTCCCGAGGTGAGCGAGGCGGCCAAGACCCCGAGCTTGGCTCTGTCCAGGGCGGCGGGGTCGGTGAACGCGAGGCTGGCGACAAACAGCGACATCGTGAACCCGATCCCGCACAGGGCGGCCACGCCGTAGAGCTGCCGCCACGTCGCTCCCGTCGGGAGTGCCGCTGCGCCGAGCCGCACGGCCAGCCAGCAGGACACGGTCACGCCCGCCTGCTTCCCGAGGACCAAGCCGAGGATCACGCCGAGGGTGATCCGGTCGCCCAGGGCGGCGGCGAAGTCGGCGGGCAGGGCCACCCCGGCGTTCGCCAGCGCGAAGACCGGCATCACCGCGTAGGCGACCCACGGGTGCAGCGCGTGCTCCATCCGGGTCAACGGCGCTTCGACCTGCTGGCAAGCGACCTCGAGCGAGTACACGGCGTCTCGCTGGTCCTCGGTCAGGTCATGCGCCCTCCTGCTCTTCGCAAAGGCGTCGAGAAGCCTGCGGCCGCGCTCCAGGAACGCATCGGGGGCGATCCGGCGGCGCGCCGGGATGGTCATCGCGAGGAGGACTCCGGCGACGGTGGCGTGGACGCCGGACTTCAGCACTGCCACCCACAGCAAGAGACCGAGAAGGCCATAGACCGCCGGGTGGTGGACGCCCGCCCGGTTCACCAGGATGAGCACCGCGAACACCAGCGCTGCGATCCCGAGGCCCGCCCACGACAACTCCGCCGTGTAGAAGAGCGCGATGACGACGACCGCGCCGAGGTCGTCCACGATGGCGACGGCGGTGAGAAAGATTCTGAGAGCGACCGGGACCCGCCGTCCGAGCAGGGCGAGCACGCCCAGGGCGAAGGCGATGTCCGTCGCCATCGGGACGGCCCACCCCCGCATGGTCGGCTGCCCCACGTTGAGCGCGGCGTAGATGACGGCGGGCGCGGCCATGCCGGCGACCGCCGCGATCATCGGCAGCGCGGCCTTCCTGAATGAGGAGAGCTCGCCGGTGAGAAGCTCGCGCTTGATCTCCAGTCCGACGACGAAGAAGAACACGGCCATGAGGCCGTCGTTGACCCACGGGAGCAAGGGCTTGGACAGGATGAGCGAGCCTGCGCCCACCGTGATCAGGCTTCTCCACAGCCTGAAGTACGCGTCGGCGGCTGGCCCGTTGGCCCAGACTAGGGCGCCGGCGGCGCAGACGAGCAGCACGATGCCGCCGGCGGCCTCGAGCTCGAAGAAGGCCTGAAAAGGCCGGAGAAGCAGACCCGCCTGTCGCGGGTGCAGGCGCCCGGACATGTCCCCCTCGGGGGCGCGCGTCAGCCCGCGTCGGGCACGAAGGCGTCGCGCCCGCGCGCGTAGCTGCGCTGGCGCTGGGCCGAGTTCCGGTTCACGAGCGGCCGGAAGGCCATCGGGTGGGTGACGCTGCGGACCTCGTGTTCGATCTCGAACAGCGGCGCGGCCGTGTCCGGGTCCACGATCGCGACGAACCGGTACTGGTGCTCGCCGCTCTCCTCGGTGATGAGGCCGCGCTCGGCGAGCCAGGCGTGCGGCCCCGAGAAGTTCGCGATGTAGATCGCGATGTGGTGGCCGTCGTAGGGGGCGATCGGCGCCCCCGTCTCGCGGAAGGTCAGCTCCTGGTGGTGGCCCACCACGACGCGCCCCACGACGCCCGTCGCCTCCCGCGTGACGCTCGCGGGCGCGCCCATCACGCTGCGGTAGAAGCGCGCGATGCCGTCGGCAGCGCCGGTCTTCACCGGGAACTCGACGTAGACCATGCCGAGGGTGAGGTCGCCCCACGGCCCCGGGGCGTGGCAGCGCAGGCGGTTGCCCCAGGGCGAGGTGACGGCGATGTGCGTGTCCTCGACCGACCAGACGAAGTGCGTGCCAGCCAGCTCGTCACGGACCGATTCGAGCTGCGTCGGGAGGACGTCGAAGTGCGGC
This region of Candidatus Rokuibacteriota bacterium genomic DNA includes:
- the nhaA gene encoding Na+/H+ antiporter NhaA yields the protein MSGRLHPRQAGLLLRPFQAFFELEAAGGIVLLVCAAGALVWANGPAADAYFRLWRSLITVGAGSLILSKPLLPWVNDGLMAVFFFVVGLEIKRELLTGELSSFRKAALPMIAAVAGMAAPAVIYAALNVGQPTMRGWAVPMATDIAFALGVLALLGRRVPVALRIFLTAVAIVDDLGAVVVIALFYTAELSWAGLGIAALVFAVLILVNRAGVHHPAVYGLLGLLLWVAVLKSGVHATVAGVLLAMTIPARRRIAPDAFLERGRRLLDAFAKSRRAHDLTEDQRDAVYSLEVACQQVEAPLTRMEHALHPWVAYAVMPVFALANAGVALPADFAAALGDRITLGVILGLVLGKQAGVTVSCWLAVRLGAAALPTGATWRQLYGVAALCGIGFTMSLFVASLAFTDPAALDRAKLGVLAASLTSGVYGFAVLARGRPIEQDGGERE